The following are encoded together in the Piscinibacter lacus genome:
- the infB gene encoding translation initiation factor IF-2 gives MAVTTVAQFAAELNRPANALLEQLQAAGVAKGSVSDVLNEADKERLLDYLRQSHGTAGGDRKKITLTRKSTSEIKQADATGKARTIQVEVRKKRVFVKRDDAPLDAGAQAAAEEVAEAERFDAEAQAAAEAEAAAEAQRRADEARAAAEAEAAERARQDEEARRADEARRAAEAAEAEARAAEAKAQVQIAQDQVQASADEAQAARKVAQQLSRDRVQAEVSAARAAAAGPLHRTMTAAPAPAPAPAPAAAPAPTPAPAPVAAATPAAPAPAEAPAAAPKPTLRVVKAADIEAEEKARQVEADKRRKAAEAEAAAIRAMMSAPRKVLTAKKPEEPAKPAAAPAKDGIKGTIHKPAAKPGAPGAGTSAAKPGEKKSVKSEKLSSSWADDAAKKRAAAGKGGGSGRSDNSRGGWKAPRGGRRGDRGDSESTFVAPTEAQVYEVHVPETISVADLAHKMSVKASEVIKKMMLLGQMVTINQQLDQETAMIVVEEMGHKAFAAKLDDPDAFLEEEHAAQDVESLPRPPVVTVMGHVDHGKTSLLDRIRAARVAAGEAGGITQHIGAYHVETERGVITFLDTPGHEAFTAMRARGAKATDIVILVVAADDGVMPQTKEAIHHAKAAGVPIVVAMNKIDKPDANLERLKGELVAEQVVPEEFGGESPFVPVSAKTGLGIDALLEQVLLQAEVLELTAPVEAHAKGLVIEAKLDKGRGPVATVLVQSGTLKKGDVVLAGASYGRVRAMIDEDGKTTDSAGPSIPVEIQGLTEVPAAGDEFMVLSDERRAREIATFRQGKYRDVKLAKQRAATLENMFENLGQGAAQMLPLIVKADVQGSQEALATSLLKLSTPEVKVQIVHAAVGGISESDVNLAIASKAVIIGFNTRADSGARKLAEGNGVDLRYYNIIYDAVDEIKAAMGGMLAPEQREEIIGTAEIRTVFVASKIGTVAGCMVTHGKVTRNARFRLLRENVVIYTGELDSLKRMKDDVREVAEGFECGIKLKNYNDIKELDVLEIFEIKEIARTL, from the coding sequence ATGGCAGTGACCACCGTCGCCCAGTTTGCCGCCGAGTTGAACCGTCCGGCCAACGCCCTGCTGGAGCAGCTCCAGGCCGCCGGTGTGGCCAAGGGCTCCGTCAGCGACGTGCTCAACGAGGCCGACAAGGAACGTCTGCTTGACTACCTGCGCCAGTCCCACGGCACCGCCGGCGGGGACCGCAAGAAGATCACGCTGACCCGCAAGTCCACCTCCGAGATCAAGCAGGCCGATGCCACCGGCAAGGCCCGCACGATCCAGGTCGAGGTGCGCAAGAAGCGCGTCTTCGTCAAGCGCGATGACGCGCCGCTCGATGCAGGCGCCCAGGCCGCCGCCGAAGAGGTGGCCGAGGCCGAGCGCTTCGACGCCGAGGCCCAGGCCGCCGCCGAGGCCGAAGCCGCCGCCGAGGCCCAGCGCCGCGCCGACGAGGCCCGCGCCGCGGCCGAAGCCGAGGCCGCCGAGCGTGCCCGCCAGGACGAGGAAGCCCGCCGTGCCGACGAGGCCCGCCGCGCAGCCGAGGCCGCCGAGGCCGAGGCGCGCGCGGCCGAGGCCAAGGCGCAGGTGCAGATCGCCCAGGACCAGGTCCAGGCCTCGGCCGACGAGGCCCAGGCCGCCCGCAAGGTGGCCCAGCAACTGTCCCGCGATCGCGTGCAGGCCGAAGTGAGCGCTGCCCGCGCCGCAGCGGCCGGTCCGCTCCACCGCACGATGACCGCAGCCCCCGCACCGGCGCCTGCGCCGGCCCCTGCTGCGGCACCGGCCCCCACGCCGGCACCGGCTCCTGTCGCTGCGGCCACGCCGGCCGCGCCTGCACCGGCCGAGGCACCCGCCGCCGCGCCCAAGCCCACGCTGCGCGTGGTCAAGGCGGCCGACATCGAGGCCGAGGAGAAGGCCCGCCAGGTCGAGGCCGACAAGCGCCGCAAGGCGGCCGAGGCCGAGGCTGCGGCCATCCGCGCCATGATGTCCGCGCCGCGCAAGGTGCTGACCGCCAAGAAGCCGGAAGAGCCGGCCAAGCCCGCTGCCGCACCCGCCAAGGACGGCATCAAGGGCACCATCCACAAGCCTGCGGCGAAGCCGGGCGCCCCGGGCGCCGGCACGAGCGCCGCCAAGCCGGGCGAGAAGAAGTCCGTCAAGTCCGAGAAGCTCTCGTCGAGCTGGGCCGACGATGCCGCCAAGAAGCGCGCCGCCGCCGGCAAGGGCGGGGGCAGCGGCCGCAGCGACAACAGCCGCGGGGGCTGGAAGGCGCCGCGCGGCGGCCGCCGTGGCGACCGGGGCGACAGCGAGTCGACCTTCGTCGCGCCGACCGAAGCCCAGGTCTACGAGGTGCATGTGCCCGAGACCATCTCGGTGGCCGACCTCGCGCACAAGATGTCGGTCAAGGCCAGCGAGGTCATCAAGAAGATGATGCTGCTGGGCCAGATGGTCACCATCAACCAGCAGCTCGACCAGGAGACGGCGATGATCGTCGTCGAGGAAATGGGTCACAAGGCCTTCGCGGCCAAGCTCGACGACCCCGATGCCTTCCTGGAAGAGGAACACGCCGCGCAGGACGTCGAGTCCCTGCCGCGTCCGCCGGTCGTCACCGTGATGGGCCACGTCGACCACGGCAAGACCTCGCTGCTCGACCGCATCCGTGCGGCGCGCGTGGCGGCGGGCGAGGCCGGTGGCATCACCCAGCACATCGGCGCCTACCACGTCGAGACCGAGCGGGGCGTGATCACCTTCCTCGACACCCCGGGCCACGAGGCCTTCACGGCCATGCGGGCCCGCGGCGCCAAGGCCACCGACATCGTCATCCTGGTGGTGGCGGCCGACGACGGCGTGATGCCGCAGACCAAGGAAGCCATCCACCACGCGAAGGCGGCCGGCGTGCCCATCGTCGTGGCGATGAACAAGATCGACAAGCCCGATGCCAACCTGGAGCGCCTGAAGGGCGAACTGGTGGCCGAGCAGGTCGTGCCCGAGGAATTCGGCGGCGAATCGCCCTTCGTCCCGGTGTCGGCCAAGACCGGTCTGGGCATCGACGCGCTGCTCGAACAGGTGCTGCTGCAAGCCGAAGTGCTGGAGCTGACCGCCCCGGTCGAGGCGCATGCCAAGGGCCTGGTGATCGAAGCCAAGCTCGACAAGGGCCGCGGTCCGGTCGCCACCGTGCTGGTGCAGAGCGGCACGCTGAAGAAGGGCGATGTGGTGCTGGCCGGCGCAAGCTACGGCCGCGTCCGCGCCATGATCGACGAGGACGGCAAGACCACCGACAGCGCCGGCCCCTCGATCCCGGTCGAGATCCAGGGCCTGACCGAGGTGCCGGCCGCCGGCGACGAGTTCATGGTGCTGTCCGACGAGCGCCGCGCCCGCGAGATCGCCACCTTCCGCCAGGGCAAGTACCGCGACGTGAAGCTGGCCAAGCAGCGCGCCGCCACGCTCGAGAACATGTTCGAGAACCTCGGCCAGGGTGCGGCCCAGATGCTGCCGCTGATCGTCAAGGCCGACGTGCAGGGTTCGCAGGAGGCGCTGGCCACCTCGCTGCTCAAGCTGTCGACGCCCGAGGTCAAGGTGCAGATCGTGCACGCCGCGGTCGGTGGCATCAGCGAGTCCGACGTCAACCTGGCGATCGCCTCCAAGGCGGTCATCATCGGCTTCAACACGCGGGCCGATTCCGGTGCGCGCAAGCTGGCCGAAGGCAATGGCGTCGACCTGCGCTACTACAACATCATTTACGACGCGGTCGACGAGATCAAGGCGGCGATGGGCGGCATGCTGGCGCCCGAGCAGCGCGAGGAGATCATCGGCACGGCCGAGATCCGCACGGTCTTCGTCGCCTCCAAGATCGGCACGGTGGCAGGTTGCATGGTCACGCACGGCAAGGTCACGCGCAATGCGCGCTTCCGCCTGCTGCGCGAGAACGTGGTCATCTACACCGGCGAGCTCGATTCGCTCAAGCGCATGAAGGACGATGTGCGCGAAGTGGCCGAAGGTTTCGAGTGCGGCATCAAGCTCAAGAACTACAACGACATCAAGGAGCTGGATGTGCTGGAAATCTTCGAGATCAAGGAGATCGCGCGCACGCTCTGA
- the fabI gene encoding enoyl-ACP reductase FabI, translated as MGFLAGKKLLITGLLSNRSIAYGIARACHREGAELAFSYQGERFKSRITEFAAEFGSRLVFDCDVAEDAQIERLFAELGEAWPSFDGFVHSIGFAPREAIAGEFLDGLSREGFRIAHDISAYSFPAMAKAAAPRLSATAALTTLTYLGAERAVPNYNTMGLAKASLEASVRYLAAGLGPRGVRVNGVSAGPIKTLAASGIKGFGKILDVVEQTAPLRRNVSIDDVGNVVAFLMSDLAGGVTGEITYVDAGFRQVMGGLDASAA; from the coding sequence ATGGGATTCCTCGCCGGCAAGAAGCTGCTGATCACCGGACTGCTGTCCAACCGTTCCATCGCCTACGGCATCGCCCGGGCCTGCCACCGCGAGGGCGCCGAGCTGGCCTTCAGCTACCAGGGCGAGCGCTTCAAGTCGCGCATCACCGAGTTCGCGGCCGAGTTCGGCAGCCGCCTGGTCTTCGACTGCGACGTGGCCGAGGACGCGCAGATTGAGCGCCTGTTCGCCGAGCTGGGCGAAGCCTGGCCGAGCTTCGACGGCTTCGTCCACTCCATCGGCTTCGCCCCGCGCGAGGCGATTGCCGGCGAGTTCCTGGACGGCCTGTCGCGCGAGGGCTTCCGCATCGCCCACGACATTTCGGCCTACAGCTTCCCGGCCATGGCTAAGGCTGCTGCGCCGCGCCTGAGCGCCACCGCCGCGCTGACCACCCTCACCTACCTGGGCGCCGAGCGCGCCGTTCCCAACTACAACACCATGGGCCTGGCCAAAGCCTCGCTGGAGGCCAGCGTGCGCTACCTGGCTGCCGGCCTGGGGCCGCGCGGCGTGCGCGTCAACGGCGTGTCGGCCGGCCCGATCAAGACGCTGGCCGCCTCCGGCATCAAGGGCTTCGGCAAGATCCTCGACGTGGTCGAGCAGACCGCGCCGCTGCGCCGCAATGTCAGCATCGACGATGTCGGCAATGTGGTGGCTTTCCTGATGTCGGACCTTGCCGGCGGCGTGACCGGCGAGATCACCTATGTGGACGCCGGTTTCCGCCAGGTCATGGGCGGCCTGGACGCCAGCGCGGCCTGA
- the rbfA gene encoding 30S ribosome-binding factor RbfA, producing the protein MRTKRNLPNRSFRVADQIQRDLSELIRELKDPRVGLLTISGVQVTPDYAHATVHFSLLVGDPVACEEGLNEAAGFLRNGLFKRLSIHTVPTLKFRFDRTTERAADMNALIAQANASRALDDEPGPT; encoded by the coding sequence ATGCGAACCAAGCGCAACCTTCCGAACCGCAGCTTCCGCGTCGCCGACCAGATCCAGCGCGATCTGTCGGAGCTGATCCGCGAGCTGAAGGATCCGCGCGTCGGCCTGCTGACGATCAGCGGCGTGCAGGTGACGCCCGACTATGCGCATGCCACCGTGCATTTCTCGCTGCTGGTCGGCGACCCGGTGGCTTGCGAGGAAGGCCTGAACGAGGCCGCCGGCTTCCTGCGCAACGGCCTGTTCAAGCGCCTGTCGATCCACACCGTGCCGACGCTGAAGTTCCGCTTCGACCGCACCACCGAGCGCGCGGCCGACATGAATGCGCTGATCGCGCAGGCCAATGCCAGCCGCGCGCTCGACGACGAGCCCGGCCCGACCTGA
- the nusA gene encoding transcription termination factor NusA, which translates to MNRELLMLVDAISREKNVDREVVFGAVELALASASKKFHGAEVDMRVSIDRETGEYETFRRWLVVPDSAGLQSPDAEELLSDAQDRIPDIEEGDYIEETVESVPIGRIGAQAAKQVILQKIRDAEREQLLNDFLSRGDKVFVGTVKRADKGDLIVESGRVEGRLKRSEMIPKENLRTGDRVRAYIGEVDTTVRGPQIMLSRSSPSFMTELFRQEVPEIEQGLLEIKSCARDAGSRAKIAVLSHDKRVDPIGTCVGVRGSRVTAVTNELAGERVDIVLWSEDPAQFVIGALAPANVQSIVVDEERHAMDVVVDEENLAIAIGRGGQNVRLASELTGWRINIMTAEESQAKQAEEVDHIRVLFTEKLDVDAEVADILIAEGFTSLEEVAYVPLQEMLEIEAFDEDTVNELRTRAKDALLTMEIAKEEKLEEVSQDLRDLDGLNAEMIAKLADGGIHTRDDLADLAVDELVEMTAVDEAQAKALIMKAREHWFDV; encoded by the coding sequence ATGAACCGCGAACTGTTGATGCTGGTCGATGCGATCTCGCGCGAGAAGAACGTCGATCGCGAGGTGGTGTTCGGCGCCGTCGAGCTGGCCCTGGCCTCGGCCAGCAAGAAGTTCCACGGCGCGGAAGTCGACATGCGCGTCTCGATCGACCGCGAGACGGGCGAGTACGAGACCTTCCGCCGCTGGCTGGTCGTGCCCGACAGCGCGGGCCTGCAGTCGCCCGATGCCGAGGAGCTGCTGTCCGACGCGCAGGACCGCATCCCCGACATCGAGGAAGGCGACTACATCGAGGAAACCGTCGAGTCGGTGCCGATCGGCCGCATCGGCGCGCAGGCGGCCAAGCAGGTCATCCTGCAGAAGATCCGCGACGCCGAGCGCGAGCAACTGCTCAACGACTTCCTGTCGCGTGGCGACAAGGTCTTCGTCGGCACGGTCAAGCGCGCCGACAAGGGCGACCTGATCGTCGAGTCGGGCCGGGTCGAGGGCCGCCTCAAGCGCAGCGAGATGATCCCCAAGGAGAATCTGCGCACGGGCGACCGCGTGCGGGCCTACATCGGCGAGGTCGACACCACCGTGCGCGGCCCGCAGATCATGCTGTCGCGCAGCTCGCCGAGCTTCATGACCGAGCTGTTCCGCCAGGAAGTGCCCGAGATCGAGCAGGGCCTGCTGGAGATCAAGAGCTGCGCCCGCGATGCCGGCAGCCGCGCCAAGATCGCCGTGCTCTCGCATGACAAGCGGGTCGACCCGATCGGCACCTGCGTCGGCGTGCGTGGCTCGCGCGTGACCGCGGTGACCAATGAGCTGGCCGGCGAGCGGGTCGACATCGTGCTGTGGTCCGAGGATCCGGCGCAGTTCGTGATCGGCGCGCTGGCCCCGGCCAATGTGCAGAGCATCGTCGTCGACGAGGAACGCCATGCCATGGACGTGGTGGTCGACGAGGAAAACCTCGCGATCGCCATCGGCCGTGGCGGCCAGAACGTGCGCCTGGCCAGCGAGCTGACCGGCTGGCGCATCAACATCATGACCGCCGAGGAATCCCAGGCCAAGCAGGCCGAGGAGGTCGACCACATCCGCGTGCTCTTCACCGAGAAGCTCGATGTGGACGCCGAGGTGGCCGACATCCTGATCGCCGAGGGCTTCACCAGCCTCGAAGAGGTGGCCTATGTGCCGCTGCAGGAAATGCTCGAAATCGAGGCCTTCGACGAGGACACCGTCAACGAGCTGCGCACCCGGGCCAAGGATGCGCTGCTGACGATGGAGATCGCGAAGGAAGAGAAGCTGGAGGAGGTCTCCCAGGACCTCCGCGATCTCGACGGCCTGAACGCCGAGATGATCGCCAAGCTGGCCGATGGCGGGATCCACACCCGCGACGACCTGGCCGACCTGGCCGTCGACGAACTGGTCGAGATGACCGCTGTCGACGAAGCCCAGGCCAAGGCGCTGATCATGAAGGCGCGCGAACACTGGTTCGACGTTTGA
- the rimP gene encoding ribosome maturation factor RimP — protein MNGPAAIETTVTGLGYELVEIERAAQGLLRITIDRLPGRAYPSGGGEFITVEDCELVTRQLQYVLEVEGVDYHRLEVSSPGLDRPLKTEAHFARFVGEQVRISLKQPFQGRKHYEGRLAAATGPEAGWELHFHDGKTDQVLGFALAELRESRLVPVIDFKGRKARGTPPPAPVQEHGGHEE, from the coding sequence ATGAACGGCCCTGCCGCCATCGAAACGACCGTCACCGGCCTCGGCTACGAGCTGGTCGAGATCGAACGCGCCGCCCAGGGCCTGCTGCGGATCACCATCGACCGCCTGCCCGGCCGGGCTTACCCTTCCGGCGGCGGCGAATTCATCACGGTCGAGGATTGCGAGCTGGTCACCCGGCAGCTTCAGTACGTGCTCGAAGTCGAGGGCGTCGACTACCACCGGCTGGAGGTCTCCTCCCCTGGCCTGGACCGGCCGCTGAAGACCGAGGCGCATTTCGCCCGCTTCGTCGGCGAGCAGGTCCGCATCTCGCTTAAGCAGCCCTTCCAGGGGCGCAAGCATTACGAAGGCCGTCTGGCCGCTGCCACCGGCCCCGAGGCCGGCTGGGAGCTGCATTTCCACGACGGCAAGACCGACCAGGTGCTGGGCTTCGCGCTCGCCGAGCTGCGCGAATCGCGCCTGGTCCCGGTCATCGATTTCAAGGGGCGCAAGGCGCGCGGCACGCCGCCGCCCGCGCCCGTGCAGGAACACGGAGGTCACGAAGAATGA
- a CDS encoding glycosyltransferase yields the protein MKADNLVVHGMWIGTHLSPIELLTMQSYLAHGHQFVLWHYDVLTQDLPPGVVRRDASEIIPREQVFNYKHRNQWGHGKGSYAGFSDIFRYKLLHEVGGWWSDMDVTCLRPLDIDTEYAFREHDVLPVVGNVMKAPKGSELMRHCHERAMACVDADNTNWLLPIEILNEGIRQFGLTKYIRRDFSNLDRWDVVVEYGQGMPKFHPDWHVFHWMNEEWRTRGIDKQSCLKRSRLQQLYRQYAVQNVRYLPNRIWLKKLGQSTRNGIGRGIGWLRRPGIPKFLLRK from the coding sequence ATGAAGGCCGACAACCTTGTGGTGCACGGCATGTGGATCGGCACGCATCTGAGTCCGATCGAGCTGCTGACGATGCAGTCCTACCTGGCCCACGGCCACCAGTTCGTGCTGTGGCATTACGACGTGCTGACCCAGGACTTGCCGCCGGGCGTGGTGCGCCGCGATGCCAGCGAGATCATTCCCCGCGAGCAGGTCTTCAACTACAAGCATCGCAACCAGTGGGGCCACGGCAAGGGCAGCTACGCCGGCTTCTCGGACATCTTCCGCTACAAGCTGCTGCACGAGGTGGGCGGCTGGTGGAGCGACATGGACGTCACCTGCCTGCGGCCGCTGGACATCGACACCGAATACGCCTTCCGCGAGCACGACGTGCTGCCGGTGGTGGGCAATGTGATGAAGGCGCCCAAGGGCTCCGAGCTGATGCGGCATTGCCACGAGCGGGCGATGGCCTGCGTCGATGCCGATAACACCAACTGGCTGCTGCCGATCGAGATCCTGAACGAGGGGATCCGGCAGTTCGGCCTGACGAAGTACATCCGCCGCGACTTCAGCAACCTCGACCGCTGGGACGTGGTGGTCGAGTACGGTCAGGGCATGCCCAAGTTCCACCCGGACTGGCATGTCTTCCACTGGATGAACGAAGAGTGGCGCACCCGCGGCATCGACAAGCAGAGCTGCCTCAAGCGCTCGCGGCTGCAGCAGCTCTACAGGCAGTACGCGGTGCAGAACGTGCGCTACCTGCCCAACCGCATCTGGCTGAAGAAGCTGGGGCAATCGACGCGCAACGGGATCGGCCGCGGGATCGGCTGGCTGCGCCGCCCGGGCATCCCCAAGTTCCTGCTGCGCAAGTGA